One genomic window of Carassius auratus strain Wakin chromosome 14, ASM336829v1, whole genome shotgun sequence includes the following:
- the LOC113113774 gene encoding uncharacterized protein LOC113113774, which translates to MSVQGYLAEQNESPLQVNECVVRNRHESCTTCTEKSEARLKELNSTLLNTNEIRKSSRDKHLTPKMQELKAQELVQRESKFISAYNSWKIHVREVRLKLKQECSESDLCDMMDGVEKKESELKGLYDSMRLQAVPSQEIRRKIDACSAVTADLIKIMNVRLVEDGMEFDAEAEKARLRVLLDCEYARSIYGSTVSRATVFSNHSKPSSESASISARRAETAALLAAKKAEMEMEADIDAQRQRLKKLENRRDIEVMEARLRVYTEEELRVRSQQYGSACSDVSNPSPLVPNTSSLSPQVTKGEVSVVQALQESMALSRLPVPEPFVFFGDPLKFIEWSTTFKALIERRCLNSADRLFYLQKYIDGEARSVLKGSFYRKDEQAYQQAWEKLNARYGHSFVAQRAFREKLNRWPKIGASEYVKLREFSDFLQSCSDAMPHIKGLQVLNDCEENQKILVKLPNWVTSRWNRYVTKQLDQDKDYPSFSEFASFVSKEARIACNPVSSLYALKICEEKPFKEIKRLRVNTLATTVNDLDAACAMGNTSNIIDRKTKESSNLKSTLVHGTTLVKCLFCGESHSVHDCQKLMEEPVEERRLFVRGNKLCFACLRRGHGSKDCRNRSICAVCKKRHPTLLHEDRQPVNELRSQMVLQAEESTSSLSCCVNGGEGGTTSMIVPVWLSSGSESEILVYALLDTQSSHTFIDQEVCESLRASMEPVKLKLSTMMGKDSIVESQRVCGLRVRGFSLDSSIYLPPVYTRDFIPFERTHIPTCETAKRWRHLEVIAEEMPALMDCGVGLLIGYDCSRALAPRQVINGGDEEPYAIKTDLGWSIIGGTPNGVNSKDVTSICHRISVRELPLVTPAAVRALELDLVDSRLGEKSISQDDVQFLQVLKEGVYHNECGHLEMPLPFKTSPQLPNNKKLALVRLKHLKRKLDKDPQFKCDYRMFMEGVLRDGDAEIADEKLDMGNLCYIPHQGVYHPKKPNKIKVVFDCTDTFKGTALNDYLLTGPDFTNGLTGVLCRFRKHQIAVMCDIEKMFNRFHVIREDQDYLRFLWWLNGDLNTEPREYRMKVHLFGASSSPGCGNYGLKYLASIERKYPLAASFIINNFYIDDSLISLESVELAIRLVEEAQARCAKGKLHLHKFVSNNRKVLASISESDRAVEVENVDFHNDYLPVKNVLGVRWDVENDAFTFNSVLDEKPATQRGILSIVASIYDTLGFLAPFIISGKKVLQEMCHKGISWDEPLHIELRSRWESWLKDLSNLEKVQIPIGLTSSNFRKILRTELQHLFDASSKGYGQCSYFRLVSVPRYIVP; encoded by the coding sequence ATGTCAGTTCAGGGTTATTTAGCAGAGCAAAATGAATCTCCATTACAAGTTAATGAGTGTGTTGTGAGAAATCGACATGAATCATGTACCACATGTACTGAAAAATCTGAGGCAAGACTTAAAGAGCTTAATTCTACTTTATTAAATACCAATGAAATTAGGAAATCTTCCCGTGATAAACATTTAACACCAAAGATGCAGGAGTTAAAAGCACAAGAACTGGTCCAAAGGGAAAGCAAGTTCATATCTGCATATAATAGTTGGAAGATCCATGTCAGAGAGGttcgtttaaagttaaaacaggagtgttctgaaagtgatttgtGTGACATGATGGATGGGGTTGAGAAGAAAGAATCTGAATTGAAAGGCCTATATGATAGCATGCGACTCCAAGCAGTACCAAGTCAAGAAATTAGAAGAAAAATAGATGCATGTTCAGCTGTGACTGCAGActtgattaaaataatgaatgtacGTTTAGTGGAGGATGGCATGGAGTTCGATGCTGAAGCTGAGAAGGCAAGATTGCGTGTGTTGTTGGACTGTGAGTATGCTAGGTCCATATACGGATCCACAGTTTCTAGAGCCACAGTTTTTAGTAATCACTCTAAACCCTCTTCAGAGTCTGCAAGCATTTCCGCTAGAAGAGCAGAGACTGCCGCATTGTTAGCTGCAAAGAAAGCAGAAATGGAAATGGAGGCTGACATTGATGCACAAAGGCAGCGATTGAAGAAGCTTGAAAATCGTAGAGACATTGAGGTTATGGAAGCAAGGCTTCGAGTGTATACTGAAGAGGAGTTAAGAGTAAGAAGTCAGCAGTATGGTTCAGCATGTAGTGATGTGAGCAACCCCAGTCCCCTGGTTCCTAATACATCAAGTTTGAGTCCGCAAGTCACAAAAGGTGAGGTATCCGTAGTACAGGCATTGCAAGAGTCAATGGCCCTATCTCGACTTCCCGTTCCAGAaccttttgtattttttggtgaCCCACTTAAGTTTATAGAGTGGAGCACAACCTTTAAGGCTCTTATAGAGAGACGGTGTCTGAATTCAGCAGACAGGCTGTTCTATTTGCAAAAGTATATTGATGGTGAAGCAAGATCAGTTTTGAAAGGTAGTTTTTATAGGAAAGATGAACAAGCCTATCAGCAAGCCTGGGAGAAGTTAAATGCTAGATATGGTCACTCCTTTGTGGCGCAACGTGCCTTTAGAGAGAAACTAAATAGGTGGCCTAAGATTGGTGCATCAGAGTACGTTAAGCTAAGAGAGTTCAGTGACTTCTTGCAATCATGTAGTGATGCTATGCCGCACATCAAGGGTCTTCAGGTGTTGAATGATTGCGAAGAGAATCAGAAGATACTAGTCAAGCTTCCCAACTGGGTGACGAGTAGGTGGAACCGTTATGTCACAAAACAGCTAGATCAAGATAAAGATTATCCAAGCTTTAGTGAGtttgcttcatttgtctcaaaGGAAGCACGCATAGCGTGCAATCCTGTGTCATCGTTGTATGCATTGAAGATCTGTGAAGAAAAGCCCTTCAAGGAGATCAAGCGTTTAAGAGTAAATACGTTGGCAACTACGGTGAATGATTTAGATGCAGCATGTGCTATGGGTAATACCAGCAATATTATTGACCGCAAGACTAAAGAGTCTAGTAATTTGAAGAGCACACTGGTGCATGGCACAACTTTAGTTAAATGTTTGTTCTGTGGAGAGAGTCATTCAGTTCATGACTGTCAAAAATTAATGGAAGAGCCTGTGGAGGAAAGGAGACTGTTTGTTAGGGGGAATAAGTTGTGCTTTGCATGCTTAAGAAGGGGACATGGCTCCAAAGATTGTAGAAATCGGTCCATATGTGCTGTATGTAAGAAGCGCCACCCAACTCTTTTGCATGAAGATCGTCAGCCAGTAAATGAGTTACGTTCACAGATGGTTTTGCAGGCTGAAGAGAGTACATCCTCTCTATCATGCTGTGTGAATGGAGGAGAAGGTGGTACAACATCAATGATTGTTCCAGTATGGCTATCTTCTGGCTCAGAGTCTGAAATCCTTGTTTATGCCTTATTAGACACTCAAAGTAGTCACACATTTATTGATCAGGAAGTGTGTGAAAGTTTGCGGGCATCAATGGAACCAGTAAAACTAAAGCTTTCCACGATGATGGGAAAAGACTCCATTGTAGAAAGTCAGAGAGTCTGTGGACTTCGAGTGAGAGGGTTTTCTTTAGATAGCTCTATCTACCTGCCTCCCGTTTATACAAGGGATTTCATTCCTTTTGAGCGCACCCATATTCCCACCTGTGAGACTGCTAAAAGGTGGAGACATCTAGAAGTCATTGCTGAGGAAATGCCTGCACTAATGGATTGTGGAGTAGGTCTTTTGATTGGCTATGATTGCTCCAGAGCATTGGCACCTCGACAGGTCATCAATGGAGGTGATGAAGAGCCTTATGCCATTAAGACCGACCTGGGCTGGAGCATCATAGGAGGTACTCCAAATGGTGTGAACTCCAAGGATGTGACTAGTATATGTCACCGCATATCAGTCAGGGAGCTTCCCCTTGTGACACCTGCTGCTGTTAGAGCCCTTGAGCTGGATTTGGTAGATAGTCGGTTAGGAGAAAAGAGCATATCTCAGGACGATGTTCAGTTTCTGCAGGTTCTAAAGGAAGGCGTTTATCATAATGAATGTGGCCATCTTGAGATGCCCCTTCCCTTTAAAACTAGTCCCCAACTTCCAAATAATAAGAAGCTTGCATTAGTACGACTGAAGCATCTTAAAAGGAAATTGGACAAGGATCCTCAATTCAAATGTGATTACAGGATGTTTATGGAAGGTGTCTTAAGAGATGGGGATGCAGAAATAGCTGATGAGAAACTAGATATGGGAAATTTGTGTTATATTCCACACCAAGGTGTTTATCACCCAAAGAAGCCAAATAAGATCAAGGTAGTCTTCGATTGTACGGACACGTTTAAAGGTACCGCTTTGAATGACTATCTATTGACTGGGCCCGATTTTACCAATGGGTTGACTGGAGTGCTTTGTCGCTTCCGCAAACATCAAATTGCTGTCATGTGTGACATTGAGAAAATGTTTAATAGATTTCATGTCATTAGGGAAGATCAGGATTACCTGCGTTTTCTGTGGTGGTTAAATGGTGATCTAAACACAGAGCCCAGAGAATATCGAATGAAAGTACATCTCTTTGGAGCATCATCCTCCCCAGGTTGCGGCAATTATGGCCTGAAGTATCTCGCCAGCATTGAGAGGAAGTATCCTTTAGCTGCTAGTTTCATCATAAATAATTTCTATATAGATGATAGTCTCATAAGTCTGGAATCCGTTGAGCTGGCAATTAGGCTGGTAGAAGAAGCTCAGGCTCGGTGTGCTAAAGGAAAACTACACCTTCACAAATTTGTTTCCAACAATAGAAAAGTGCTTGCGTCCATCAGTGAGAGTGACCGTGCTGTTGAGGTGGAAAATGTGGATTTCCATAATGATTATCTTCCAGTTAAGAATGTTCTGGGAGTAAGGTGGGATGTGGAGAATGACGCCTTTACCTTTAATTCTGTGCTTGATGAGAAACCTGCCACACAACGTGGTATTCTTTCCATTGTGGCTTCCATTTATGATACATTGGGGTTCTTGGCTCCATTCATCATATCCGGTAAGAAGGTGCTGCAAGAGATGTGTCATAAGGGCATAAGTTGGGATGAACCACTACACATTGAATTGAGATCAAGGTGGGAGAGCTGGTTGAAGGATTTGTCTAATCTAGAAAAGGTACAGATACCAATAGGTTTAACATCTTCAAACTTCAGGAAGATCTTGAGAACTGAGTTGCAACACCTTTTTGACGCAAGTAGTAAAGGTTATGGTCAGTGCTCCTATTTCAGGCTGGTGAGTGTACCAAGGTACATTGTGCCTTAG